A stretch of the Corynebacterium maris DSM 45190 genome encodes the following:
- a CDS encoding diacylglycerol/lipid kinase family protein: protein MNQPMKRRGRAAVVYNPVKTDAERLARLVSYAADSHGWESVSWFETSVADPGGGQARQAVAEGAEMVVACGGDGTVRAVAAGLRDSGAALGIVPQGTGNLLARNLKLPLNQEYAIEVAFGGQDDEIDICTAELTRADGTTEQLDFVVMAGVGIDAQMIINTDDQMKKRFGFLAYAVAVIKSLRGGNRIKLLHRMDGGKEYRTSVHSVIVGNCGELVGNVALLPDAKANDGILDVVAMRPRGVFGWAQIALRLADQMVQKLRHKIMRRDVRVTGTDQDVKALQYVTGTQFAVELQAPELFEIDGDEVGEVTAFTVTVDHLGLTVRVETPAPQEEPGEAASDTDVVPGVGIERDE, encoded by the coding sequence ATGAATCAGCCGATGAAGCGGCGGGGCCGGGCGGCCGTCGTGTACAACCCCGTCAAAACGGACGCGGAGCGCCTCGCGCGGCTGGTCAGCTATGCCGCGGACAGCCACGGGTGGGAGAGCGTGTCCTGGTTCGAAACCTCCGTGGCGGATCCGGGCGGGGGACAGGCACGGCAGGCGGTCGCCGAGGGCGCGGAGATGGTGGTCGCCTGCGGCGGCGACGGCACGGTCCGGGCGGTCGCCGCCGGTCTGCGTGATTCCGGGGCGGCGCTGGGCATCGTCCCGCAGGGCACCGGCAACCTTTTGGCGCGCAACCTGAAGCTGCCGTTGAACCAGGAGTACGCCATCGAGGTGGCCTTCGGTGGGCAGGACGATGAGATAGACATCTGCACCGCGGAGCTCACCCGCGCGGACGGAACCACGGAGCAGCTGGATTTCGTGGTGATGGCGGGGGTCGGCATCGACGCGCAGATGATCATCAACACCGACGATCAGATGAAGAAGCGTTTCGGTTTCCTGGCGTATGCGGTGGCGGTGATCAAGTCGCTGCGCGGCGGCAACCGCATCAAGCTGCTGCACCGGATGGACGGCGGGAAGGAATACCGCACGAGCGTGCACTCGGTGATCGTGGGAAATTGCGGTGAGCTCGTCGGCAACGTCGCGTTGCTGCCGGACGCGAAAGCCAACGACGGGATCTTAGACGTGGTGGCGATGCGTCCGCGTGGAGTGTTCGGGTGGGCGCAGATCGCGTTGCGGCTGGCCGATCAGATGGTGCAGAAGCTACGTCACAAGATCATGCGCCGGGACGTGCGGGTGACCGGCACGGACCAGGACGTCAAGGCCCTGCAGTACGTCACCGGCACGCAGTTCGCCGTGGAACTGCAGGCCCCGGAGCTCTTCGAGATCGACGGAGACGAGGTCGGGGAGGTCACCGCCTTTACGGTGACAGTGGATCACCTGGGGCTGACGGTGCGGGTGGAGACCCCGGCGCCGCAGGAAGAGCCGGGGGAGGCCGCCTCCGACACCGATGTGGTGCCCGGCGTGGGAATAGAGCGCGACGAGTGA
- a CDS encoding bifunctional alpha/beta hydrolase/OsmC family protein, translated as MQSVNVTVPSSTGLNMAGTIDFPSAPPRAFAVFAHCFAGSRHTPGASRVSKRLTDYGIATLRFDFPGLGQSEGDFADTSFSQNVEDVKAACEWLGENYAAPQLLMGHSLGGAAALKASTQLPELRAVATIGAPFDPAHSVLHYADKIGEVDANGSVPVVLGGRELVISRGFLEDLAETNPELYLPRIRQPLMLLHSPIDQTVGIDNAQTIFSVTRYPKSLVALDKADHLVTRQGAAVRAADVIGDWVQQYLLPEHTPNKLTPGQVETRSARGVKLGTVARSFFGELDTDRPKTNGGRDRGHSALDLFMMSLSAATTEAIQEAAAKQRLTLVDVRVRMAHVHDVTFERRIDIDAELTDQQRAGLMAAAKTSVVEKIAGHANIMDVG; from the coding sequence ATGCAGTCCGTCAACGTGACAGTCCCTTCGTCCACCGGTCTGAACATGGCCGGCACCATTGATTTTCCTTCCGCCCCGCCGCGGGCTTTCGCCGTCTTCGCCCATTGTTTCGCGGGCTCCCGGCACACCCCCGGCGCGTCCCGGGTGTCGAAACGGTTGACCGATTACGGGATCGCGACGTTGCGTTTCGATTTTCCGGGGCTCGGTCAGTCAGAGGGGGACTTCGCGGACACCTCCTTCAGCCAGAACGTCGAGGACGTCAAGGCAGCCTGTGAGTGGCTCGGCGAGAACTACGCTGCCCCGCAGTTGCTCATGGGGCACTCCTTAGGTGGCGCGGCGGCGCTGAAGGCGTCGACGCAGTTGCCTGAGTTGCGGGCGGTCGCCACGATCGGCGCGCCTTTCGACCCCGCGCACTCCGTGCTGCACTACGCGGATAAAATCGGCGAGGTCGACGCCAACGGCTCCGTCCCGGTCGTGCTCGGCGGCCGGGAGCTGGTCATCTCACGTGGTTTCCTGGAGGATCTCGCGGAGACGAACCCGGAGCTGTACCTGCCCCGGATCCGCCAGCCGCTGATGCTGCTGCACTCCCCCATCGACCAGACGGTGGGCATCGACAACGCGCAAACGATCTTCAGCGTCACCCGCTACCCGAAGTCGCTGGTGGCCCTGGATAAGGCCGATCATCTGGTCACCCGGCAAGGCGCCGCGGTGCGCGCCGCCGACGTCATCGGCGACTGGGTCCAGCAGTACCTGCTCCCCGAGCACACGCCGAACAAGCTCACCCCGGGCCAGGTCGAGACCCGCTCCGCCCGCGGCGTGAAATTAGGCACCGTCGCCCGCTCCTTCTTCGGCGAGCTGGACACGGACCGCCCCAAAACAAACGGCGGGCGGGACCGCGGCCACTCCGCGCTGGATCTGTTCATGATGTCGCTGTCCGCCGCCACCACCGAGGCCATCCAGGAAGCCGCCGCGAAGCAGCGTCTCACGCTTGTCGACGTCCGGGTGCGCATGGCGCACGTCCACGACGTCACGTTTGAGCGACGCATCGACATCGACGCCGAGCTCACCGACCAGCAGCGCGCCGGGCTGATGGCCGCGGCGAAGACCAGCGTGGTGGAAAAGATCGCCGGCCACGCCAACATCATGGACGTGGGCTGA
- a CDS encoding ABC1 kinase family protein, protein MDSSGALSGVGLALAIIGGAFLALLVVGLLTLVLATVMRRLLGVPVGWPRTVIVAGVVVISTVGIFGATLWDLTATAPDNDYFTGVNLPSSVLVLLIATLWMLGFGSAILMMMELIVPTGALPSPLRMATSFRSRRDRNRRYRQVLGVFVRNGLAAPFSRPRGNPTAEVAVRFRRALEEAGTTFVKLGQNLSTRTDVLPAAFTDELSTLQSKARASSWEVIEKEIDAELDGRTAEVLAWLDPEPLAAASVAQVHRGRLADGTEVVVKVQRPGTREEVAKDSDILLEICAWLERTTAWGEDIGLTDLARGFTDTLSEELDYTVEARNMEDLRAVLRGGPITVPRAYPDYSTSRMLIMDYVPGPTIGAAATELDDLDPQLRSTLGQELLSSVMSQIMEHGVFHADVHPGNVTLIEDGEGGVHLGLLDFGAVGRIDRHTRHNLSVVFAAIDNGDSRLLVDALKALLGRPDSLEEAALEKAVGTLLARYGSGLSRSVAGMIADVMSMVTEFRFSIPASVSSALRSLASMEGTLTLIDPQANIIEMARTHGATFARAWLKPGHIKETLEATVLETLPMFRHLPRRVNAVVEDLQEGRLTFNMRFFSDRDDRKFITGMLQQFTVAILAGFTLLGGVVLLAFGTGGPPVTEEMSLLQAVGFIMLFAGFMMALRIVTMVLYRDDKS, encoded by the coding sequence ATGGATTCTTCCGGAGCACTCAGCGGCGTAGGACTGGCACTGGCGATCATCGGCGGCGCCTTTTTGGCGTTGCTGGTGGTGGGTCTGCTCACGCTGGTGCTGGCGACGGTGATGCGCCGACTACTCGGCGTCCCCGTCGGCTGGCCCCGCACCGTCATCGTCGCAGGGGTGGTCGTCATCTCCACGGTGGGGATCTTCGGCGCAACCTTATGGGACCTCACCGCCACCGCCCCCGACAACGACTACTTCACCGGCGTCAACCTGCCCTCCAGCGTCCTCGTGCTGCTCATCGCCACCTTATGGATGCTCGGCTTCGGCAGCGCCATCCTCATGATGATGGAGCTGATCGTGCCCACCGGCGCACTGCCCAGCCCGCTGCGCATGGCCACCTCCTTCCGCTCCCGGCGCGACCGCAACCGCCGTTACCGGCAGGTGCTCGGGGTGTTCGTGCGTAACGGGCTGGCCGCGCCTTTCAGTCGGCCGCGCGGCAATCCCACCGCAGAAGTCGCGGTGCGCTTTCGTCGTGCCCTGGAAGAAGCCGGCACCACCTTCGTCAAGCTCGGGCAAAACCTCTCCACCCGTACCGACGTGCTGCCTGCGGCCTTCACCGACGAATTGTCCACCCTGCAGTCGAAGGCGCGGGCGTCCAGCTGGGAGGTGATCGAAAAGGAAATCGACGCCGAATTAGATGGCCGCACCGCCGAGGTGCTCGCCTGGCTCGACCCGGAGCCGCTGGCCGCGGCCTCCGTCGCGCAGGTCCACCGTGGCCGGTTGGCTGACGGCACGGAAGTGGTGGTCAAGGTCCAGCGCCCCGGCACCCGGGAGGAGGTGGCCAAGGACAGCGACATCCTCTTGGAGATCTGCGCGTGGCTGGAACGCACCACCGCCTGGGGCGAGGACATCGGCCTCACCGATCTTGCGCGCGGGTTCACCGACACCCTCAGCGAGGAGCTCGACTACACCGTCGAAGCCCGCAACATGGAAGACCTCCGGGCCGTCCTGCGCGGCGGGCCGATCACCGTGCCGAGGGCCTACCCGGACTACTCCACCTCCCGCATGCTCATCATGGACTACGTGCCCGGGCCCACGATCGGCGCCGCCGCAACCGAACTCGACGACCTCGACCCGCAGCTGCGCTCGACCCTCGGCCAGGAGCTGCTCAGCTCCGTGATGAGCCAGATCATGGAACACGGCGTCTTCCACGCCGACGTCCACCCCGGCAACGTCACGCTCATCGAGGACGGGGAAGGCGGCGTGCACCTCGGCCTGCTCGATTTCGGCGCCGTCGGCCGCATCGACCGGCACACCCGACACAACCTCTCCGTGGTCTTCGCCGCCATCGACAACGGCGACTCCCGCCTGCTCGTCGACGCCCTCAAGGCCCTGCTCGGGCGGCCGGATTCCCTGGAAGAGGCCGCACTGGAAAAAGCGGTCGGCACGCTGCTCGCCCGCTACGGCAGCGGCCTGAGTCGCTCCGTGGCCGGCATGATCGCCGACGTCATGTCCATGGTCACCGAGTTTCGCTTCTCCATCCCCGCCTCCGTCTCTTCCGCCCTACGCAGCCTGGCCAGCATGGAAGGCACCCTCACACTCATCGACCCGCAGGCCAACATCATCGAGATGGCACGCACCCACGGCGCCACATTCGCCCGCGCCTGGCTGAAACCCGGCCACATCAAAGAAACCCTGGAAGCCACCGTCTTAGAAACCCTCCCGATGTTCCGGCACCTGCCCCGGCGCGTCAATGCCGTCGTCGAGGACCTCCAGGAAGGCCGATTGACCTTCAACATGCGGTTCTTCTCCGACCGCGACGACCGAAAATTCATCACCGGCATGCTCCAACAATTCACCGTCGCCATCCTCGCCGGCTTCACCCTGCTCGGCGGCGTCGTTTTGCTGGCTTTCGGCACCGGCGGGCCACCCGTGACCGAAGAAATGTCCCTGCTGCAGGCCGTCGGGTTCATCATGCTTTTCGCCGGCTTCATGATGGCGCTACGGATCGTGACCATGGTCTTGTACCGCGACGACAAAAGTTGA
- a CDS encoding sucrase ferredoxin: MSDIDALRCSDAQVEPLPGSAKQESVYVLYEHPFGWSRDVLDGDTFGEELTAKLKSFLKKRAGLQLIRHPGRDGRKIDRPRLFLVFTESGVAETMLVDGPEDILNLDLSGPGRNGAQEVDHPLVLVCTHGKRDVCCAVKGRPVAKSLVDTYLNESNELMVWETSHTKGHRFAPSLMLMPWGYSFGRLNEEAASAMVNYAMAGRYFLPGNRGRGLFSPRGQVAELAVATRLVDAGERLEYGQLRADDGRVTHIDGRSWTVTMDKREVDGVVSSCGDEPKTGSVWEVVEVTAME, encoded by the coding sequence ATGTCCGACATTGACGCCCTTCGCTGTTCTGACGCCCAGGTCGAACCCTTGCCCGGCTCCGCCAAACAGGAATCGGTGTACGTGCTCTACGAACACCCCTTCGGCTGGAGCCGCGACGTCCTCGACGGCGACACCTTCGGCGAAGAACTGACCGCCAAGCTCAAATCCTTCCTGAAAAAGCGCGCCGGGTTGCAGCTGATCCGCCATCCGGGCCGGGACGGCCGCAAGATCGATCGCCCCCGTCTCTTCCTGGTCTTCACCGAGTCCGGGGTGGCGGAGACGATGCTCGTCGACGGGCCGGAGGACATCCTGAATCTGGATCTGTCCGGTCCGGGGCGCAACGGGGCGCAGGAGGTGGATCACCCGTTGGTGCTGGTGTGCACCCACGGCAAGCGGGACGTGTGCTGCGCGGTCAAGGGTCGGCCGGTGGCCAAGTCCCTGGTGGACACCTATCTCAACGAGTCGAATGAGTTGATGGTCTGGGAGACCTCGCACACCAAGGGGCACCGCTTCGCCCCGTCGTTGATGCTGATGCCATGGGGGTATAGCTTCGGCCGGCTCAATGAGGAGGCGGCGTCGGCGATGGTCAACTACGCGATGGCGGGGCGGTATTTCCTGCCCGGTAACCGCGGCCGCGGCCTGTTTTCCCCGCGCGGGCAGGTGGCGGAGCTGGCGGTGGCCACCCGACTTGTCGACGCCGGCGAGCGCCTCGAGTACGGACAACTACGCGCCGACGACGGGCGGGTGACCCACATCGACGGCCGGTCGTGGACCGTGACGATGGACAAACGCGAAGTCGACGGCGTCGTCTCCTCCTGCGGCGATGAGCCCAAGACCGGCTCCGTGTGGGAGGTGGTCGAGGTCACGGCCATGGAGTAA
- a CDS encoding MarR family winged helix-turn-helix transcriptional regulator → MSSPDPLTSKFAYTQFLLRRHRRHAAERLDPITDPSRGQGRVLALLKLRDGLSTRDIATVLGVRVSSLNELLSKMDKSGYLSRSPSPQDRRVSLVHLTAAGRAVEQRLPPTPALFEDFTAADRDQFEGYLDRLIATLRQGMPDDEEQPTPTLAQFTDYADLRPGRRR, encoded by the coding sequence ATGTCGAGCCCCGACCCGTTGACGAGCAAGTTCGCCTACACCCAGTTTTTGCTGCGGCGCCATCGCCGTCACGCCGCGGAACGCCTCGATCCCATCACCGACCCGAGCCGCGGGCAGGGCCGGGTGCTGGCGCTGCTGAAGCTTCGCGATGGCCTCAGCACCCGCGACATCGCCACCGTCTTAGGGGTGCGAGTCTCCTCCCTCAACGAATTGCTGTCCAAAATGGATAAGTCCGGTTATCTCTCCCGCAGCCCCTCGCCACAGGACCGCCGCGTCAGCCTGGTGCACCTGACCGCCGCGGGCCGGGCCGTCGAGCAGCGGCTGCCGCCGACCCCGGCGCTCTTCGAGGATTTCACCGCCGCCGACCGCGACCAGTTCGAAGGCTACCTCGACCGCCTGATCGCGACCCTGAGACAAGGCATGCCCGACGACGAGGAGCAGCCGACGCCGACGCTGGCGCAGTTCACCGACTACGCGGATCTACGCCCCGGGCGGCGACGCTGA
- a CDS encoding ABC transporter ATP-binding protein translates to MQDLRFPLATFPQVRREFGSQLRRCEGAGRQLLIAVVLLAVGAAANMAVPLQLGRIVDLVTSASPTVMRDLLLILFGLIVAAVAAAGLSAIGFYLVARVSERVIANLREDMVGTALGLPVHRVEDAGSGDLVSRSTDDVSELSRAVTETIPLITNSTFTILATVVTLVTLDWQFLLIPLVTLPIYFFSARTYLRHAPGRYAAERAGMAERARRVLEAINGRETVRAYRMEQVMHDSIHEASWDVVEKGFFARMSMISLQIKVTAADFVLIVAGLTVGFITVRDGDLTVGAVTAAMLLLIRLRGPVTSIMRVLDTIQSGYASLARIVGVTVDPPQPVPDSGAPAPRGEVLMESVSFSYGGGWAVRDLDLRMTPGETVALVGASGAGKSTVAALLAGLRVPDSGRVLIDGVEVSTLSDAERVARLAMVSQEVHVFSGTLRDDLNLAKPEASDEEIVAALRRVRADWFDDLAEGLDTVVGARGQQLEPVQAQQVALARIVLLDPKVVIMDEATAEAGSSGAGDLEAAAEEVARDRTALVVAHRLDQAARADRVLVMDGGEIVEEGPHEHLVAAGGRYTRLWRAWSVGR, encoded by the coding sequence CTGGCCACTTTCCCGCAGGTGCGCCGCGAGTTCGGCAGCCAACTGCGCCGGTGCGAGGGCGCCGGGCGGCAGCTGCTGATCGCCGTGGTGTTGTTGGCGGTCGGCGCGGCCGCGAACATGGCGGTGCCGCTGCAGCTCGGGCGCATCGTCGACCTGGTCACCTCCGCGTCGCCCACGGTGATGCGCGACCTGCTGTTGATCCTGTTCGGCCTGATCGTCGCGGCGGTGGCCGCGGCGGGCCTGTCCGCGATCGGTTTCTATCTGGTGGCCCGGGTCAGTGAACGAGTCATCGCCAATCTGCGCGAGGACATGGTGGGCACGGCCCTGGGCCTGCCCGTCCACCGCGTGGAAGACGCCGGTTCCGGCGACCTGGTGTCGCGCTCCACGGACGACGTCTCCGAGTTGTCCCGCGCGGTGACCGAGACTATCCCGCTGATCACGAACTCGACGTTCACCATCCTGGCCACCGTGGTCACACTGGTGACCCTGGACTGGCAGTTTTTGCTGATTCCGCTGGTCACCTTACCGATCTACTTCTTCTCCGCGCGCACCTACCTGCGCCACGCCCCGGGCCGGTACGCCGCGGAACGGGCGGGCATGGCGGAGCGCGCCCGCCGGGTGCTGGAGGCGATCAACGGCCGAGAGACCGTGCGCGCCTACCGCATGGAGCAGGTCATGCACGACAGCATCCACGAAGCCTCCTGGGACGTGGTGGAAAAAGGGTTCTTCGCCCGGATGTCCATGATTTCCTTGCAGATCAAGGTCACCGCCGCGGATTTCGTGCTCATCGTCGCAGGACTGACCGTCGGATTCATCACCGTCCGCGACGGGGACCTGACCGTCGGCGCAGTCACCGCGGCGATGCTGTTGTTGATCAGGCTGCGTGGGCCGGTGACCTCGATCATGCGGGTGCTGGATACCATCCAGTCCGGCTACGCCTCGCTGGCACGCATCGTCGGCGTCACCGTCGACCCGCCGCAACCGGTGCCGGACTCCGGCGCGCCTGCCCCGCGTGGCGAGGTGCTGATGGAGTCCGTGTCCTTTTCTTATGGTGGCGGCTGGGCGGTCCGCGACCTGGATCTGCGCATGACGCCGGGGGAGACGGTCGCTTTGGTGGGCGCCTCGGGTGCGGGCAAGTCGACGGTGGCCGCGCTGTTGGCGGGGTTGCGGGTGCCGGATTCTGGCCGGGTGCTCATCGACGGGGTGGAAGTGTCGACGTTGTCGGACGCGGAGCGGGTCGCCCGGTTGGCGATGGTCTCGCAGGAGGTGCATGTGTTCTCGGGCACGCTGCGCGATGACCTCAACCTGGCGAAGCCGGAGGCGTCCGACGAGGAGATCGTGGCCGCGCTGCGCCGGGTGCGCGCCGACTGGTTCGATGACCTCGCTGAGGGGCTGGACACTGTGGTGGGTGCGCGCGGCCAGCAGCTGGAGCCGGTGCAGGCGCAGCAGGTGGCATTGGCACGCATCGTGCTGTTGGACCCGAAGGTCGTGATCATGGACGAGGCGACCGCGGAGGCCGGCTCCTCGGGCGCCGGGGACCTGGAGGCGGCCGCAGAAGAAGTGGCGCGCGACAGGACCGCGCTGGTGGTGGCGCACCGGCTGGACCAGGCGGCCCGGGCCGACCGGGTGCTGGTGATGGACGGCGGCGAGATCGTCGAGGAAGGCCCGCACGAACATCTGGTGGCGGCGGGCGGCCGGTATACGCGTCTGTGGCGGGCGTGGAGTGTGGGCCGATGA
- a CDS encoding YchJ family protein, with protein sequence MAALQPIHPDKRCPCGTGLPYGQCCRRFHVGAQAPTAETLMRSRFTAFVTRDAEYLLRTWDPRTRPEELEVGDLPFRFYRLDVLSTTGGGPLDQTGRVEFEAFYKGAATGSQREDSTFRRLADGAWVYCAGDVS encoded by the coding sequence ATGGCCGCGCTGCAGCCGATCCACCCCGACAAGCGCTGCCCGTGCGGCACCGGCCTGCCCTACGGGCAGTGCTGCCGGCGTTTTCACGTGGGGGCGCAGGCCCCGACCGCGGAGACGCTGATGCGGTCGCGCTTCACGGCGTTCGTCACCCGCGACGCCGAGTACCTGTTGCGCACCTGGGACCCGCGCACCCGCCCGGAGGAGCTCGAGGTGGGTGATCTGCCGTTCCGGTTCTACCGGTTGGACGTCCTCTCCACGACCGGCGGCGGGCCGCTGGATCAGACCGGCCGGGTGGAGTTCGAGGCGTTCTACAAGGGCGCGGCCACCGGCTCGCAGCGCGAGGATTCCACGTTCCGCAGGCTCGCCGACGGCGCGTGGGTCTACTGCGCCGGTGACGTGTCCTGA
- a CDS encoding alpha/beta hydrolase family esterase, translating into MRLKIAAVTVLCAMAAAVAGCTAQDSATVSPGQASNAAVPGPLATPAASTAPATTAPESGPVAADSTERITVDVDGRERSFVLSVPDGYTNHSPWPVVLAFHGWKEKAEWMHDYTGLDTAAAVVVYAEGVDQAWSPAPYATTSVAEDIAYVEAVLAWVREHYLIDDASVNAVGLSNGGGFATLLGCQAPEQIAAVATISAAYYQDVHHDCAEVPVPHLDVHGTADSIIEYYGGTRHDTVYSSVPEVLAAAAERNGCDEGAEIMRESTEVLEFRWPGCEAGLQHIRVGGGGHTWPGGREDPNVSVPEDFATYRVLEFFGVGWRM; encoded by the coding sequence ATGAGGCTGAAGATCGCTGCGGTGACGGTGTTGTGCGCGATGGCGGCGGCGGTGGCCGGCTGCACGGCGCAGGATTCTGCGACTGTGTCGCCGGGACAGGCGTCGAACGCGGCCGTCCCGGGGCCGCTGGCCACCCCGGCGGCGTCGACGGCGCCGGCGACGACGGCTCCGGAGAGTGGTCCGGTGGCGGCGGATTCCACGGAGCGCATCACCGTGGACGTGGACGGCCGGGAGCGGAGCTTTGTGCTGTCGGTGCCGGACGGTTACACCAACCACAGCCCGTGGCCGGTGGTGTTGGCGTTCCACGGGTGGAAGGAAAAGGCCGAGTGGATGCACGACTACACCGGGTTAGACACCGCCGCGGCGGTGGTGGTCTATGCGGAAGGGGTGGATCAGGCGTGGTCCCCGGCGCCGTACGCGACGACGAGCGTGGCGGAGGACATCGCTTACGTCGAGGCCGTACTCGCCTGGGTGCGGGAGCATTATCTGATCGACGACGCGAGCGTCAACGCGGTGGGCCTGTCCAACGGCGGCGGGTTCGCCACGTTGCTGGGGTGCCAGGCGCCGGAGCAGATCGCGGCGGTGGCGACGATCTCGGCGGCGTACTATCAGGACGTCCACCACGACTGCGCCGAGGTGCCCGTCCCACATCTGGACGTCCACGGCACGGCGGATTCCATCATCGAGTATTACGGCGGCACACGCCACGACACGGTGTATTCCTCGGTGCCGGAGGTGCTGGCGGCGGCCGCGGAGCGCAACGGCTGTGACGAGGGGGCGGAGATCATGCGGGAGAGCACCGAGGTGCTGGAGTTTCGGTGGCCCGGCTGTGAAGCCGGGCTGCAGCACATTCGGGTGGGCGGCGGCGGACACACCTGGCCGGGCGGACGGGAGGATCCGAACGTGTCGGTGCCCGAGGATTTCGCGACCTACCGGGTGTTGGAGTTCTTCGGCGTCGGCTGGCGGATGTGA